A single Entelurus aequoreus isolate RoL-2023_Sb linkage group LG11, RoL_Eaeq_v1.1, whole genome shotgun sequence DNA region contains:
- the LOC133660522 gene encoding uncharacterized protein LOC133660522, translating to MATSSSESDSGRESDDFPIIFSEDDRIMDEESECEGLEGGGSDSDREDAVRGIEPYRFEPDADGQEDAAATDAGGAHHIDRLQNTEWCTCHNCVTMETVAECVCCRELEAVARTMEQEGVETCILHHPGFPSVCLDVWVLQTAYYAYKQQYGVLQQQQNERRRHIAYRQFVLFCWEYVGKEVRVALPACVAHKIRTTFPPMDYTRIQDVQ from the exons atggccaccagcagcagcgagagcgattcgggccgagaaagcgacgatttccccattattttcagcgaggatgacagaatcatggatgaggaaagtgagtgtgaaggactagagggcggtggaagcgattcagatagggaagatgctgtgagagggatagagccataccgctttgaacccgacgctgacggtcaggaggacgctgctgctactgatgctggaggagcacacCACATAGACCGCCttcagaatacagaatg GTGTACATGTCACAACTGTGTGACcatggagacagtggctgagtgtgtctgctgtCGTGAGCTGGAGGCAGTGGCCAGAACCATGGAGCAGGAAGGGGTGGAGACGTGCATCCTACACCACCCTGGCTTTCCATCCGTGTGCCTGGATGTGTGGGTGCTGCAGACGGCGTATTACGCCTACAAGCAGCAGTATGGCgtgctgcagcaacagcaaaatga gcggagacgacaCATTGCATATCGACAGTTTGTCCTCTTCTGCTGGGAATATGTGGGAAAGGAGGTAAGGGTGGCACTACCAGCTTGTGTCGCACATAAGATTAGGACAACATTTCCACCCATGGACTACACAAGGATCcaagacgtgcagtga